A single window of Micrococcaceae bacterium Sec5.1 DNA harbors:
- the mmuM gene encoding homocysteine S-methyltransferase, producing the protein MPQNTALSTLLDSGQDLVLDGALATELEAHGCDLEDALWSAKVLLEQPHLIKQVHRDYYDAGASVAITASYQATPQGFARRGLGESEALELVALSVQLADEARREYAEANPSSGRLLVAGSVGPYGAYLADGSEYRGDYTLSRTEFMDFHRPRIAALVEAGADFLACETLPSFGEAEALLALVAEFDVESWFTFTLRDAEHISDGTPLGEVAALLRTDPRVAAVGVNCVPLELVTSALGTLNDVSDRPLVAYPNSGETYDAVTKTWGPSVGGHGTTTLAGNAADWRDRGVRLIGGCCRTTPRDIAELAANMTPGDRS; encoded by the coding sequence ATGCCACAGAACACAGCACTCAGCACCCTGTTGGACTCCGGGCAGGACCTCGTCCTGGATGGGGCCCTCGCCACGGAATTGGAGGCCCACGGCTGTGATCTTGAGGACGCCTTGTGGTCCGCGAAGGTCCTGCTGGAGCAGCCGCACCTGATCAAGCAGGTCCACCGCGACTATTACGACGCCGGTGCCTCCGTGGCCATCACGGCCAGCTACCAGGCCACTCCCCAAGGATTCGCGCGTCGTGGCCTGGGGGAGAGCGAGGCCTTGGAGCTGGTGGCGTTGAGCGTGCAGCTTGCCGACGAGGCGCGTCGCGAATACGCCGAGGCGAACCCTTCCAGCGGCCGGCTCCTGGTGGCAGGATCCGTGGGCCCGTACGGTGCCTACCTTGCTGATGGCTCCGAATATCGGGGCGATTACACGCTGAGTCGCACAGAATTCATGGATTTCCATCGACCGCGCATCGCCGCTCTTGTGGAAGCCGGGGCAGATTTCCTGGCGTGCGAGACGCTGCCATCGTTCGGCGAAGCGGAGGCTCTGTTGGCGCTCGTGGCGGAGTTCGACGTCGAATCCTGGTTCACGTTCACGCTGCGGGACGCGGAGCACATCAGTGATGGAACGCCGCTGGGTGAGGTGGCTGCGCTGCTCCGTACGGACCCGCGGGTGGCCGCCGTCGGGGTTAACTGCGTGCCGCTGGAGTTGGTGACGTCGGCCCTTGGGACGCTCAATGATGTATCGGACAGGCCGTTGGTCGCGTACCCGAACTCGGGGGAGACCTACGACGCCGTCACGAAGACGTGGGGGCCTTCCGTTGGTGGTCACGGCACGACTACCCTCGCCGGGAACGCCGCTGACTGGCGTGACCGGGGAGTCCGGCTGATCGGTGGCTGCTGCCGGACGACGCCGCGCGACATTGCAGAGCTGGCAGCAAACATGACGCCGGGTGACCGTTCATGA